Proteins encoded in a region of the Variovorax sp. PAMC 28711 genome:
- a CDS encoding PaaI family thioesterase → MLDTLQAINATAAFNRWAGFEVTRADKGEAELRMRWREADMGQYAGYLHAGLIGAMLDTACGFAAATVSGRVLASHFSVNCLAPAVGRSFIARGRVVKAGRKQVFASAELFAQGEGDALKLVATGEAILVPVEA, encoded by the coding sequence ATGCTCGACACGCTCCAGGCCATCAACGCGACCGCGGCCTTCAATCGCTGGGCAGGCTTCGAAGTGACGCGCGCAGACAAGGGCGAGGCCGAGTTGCGCATGCGGTGGCGGGAGGCGGACATGGGCCAGTACGCCGGCTACCTTCACGCAGGGCTGATCGGCGCGATGCTCGACACCGCCTGCGGCTTCGCAGCGGCCACGGTGTCGGGCCGCGTGCTGGCTTCTCATTTTTCGGTGAACTGCCTCGCGCCGGCCGTGGGCCGCAGCTTCATCGCGCGTGGCCGCGTGGTGAAGGCGGGGCGAAAGCAGGTTTTCGCGTCAGCCGAATTGTTCGCGCAAGGCGAGGGCGACGCGCTCAAGCTGGTCGCGACCGGCGAGGCGATCCTCGTGCCGGTCGAGGCATGA
- a CDS encoding GSU2403 family nucleotidyltransferase fold protein produces MDFQDIGDDARRQYIDARATFEALEAAERQAAGVRGGMYWKTVSGTDYLVRTSTRNAQKSLGARSAETEAMQRSFASRKEEVQSRVKDLSDALKRHQRMNRALFVGRVPTIVIDILDMLHRADVAEHFTVVGTHALYAYEAAAGVRVQSAAVATRDVDLLWDTRKRFRLATQLKRLDLSMLSLLRKVDKSFSLIDEQRYTAVNSSGFEVDILRREAQENDPHPAQPSDAEDEFWVVQARNAEQLVSAQRFSAVTVGTTGHMARMNTVHPLAFVRFKRWLAGRPDRDPLKSRRDALQADTVARLVADYLPQLAQERP; encoded by the coding sequence ATGGATTTCCAGGACATCGGCGACGACGCCCGTCGCCAGTACATCGACGCACGCGCCACCTTCGAAGCCCTTGAAGCGGCCGAACGGCAGGCGGCGGGCGTGCGCGGCGGGATGTACTGGAAAACCGTTTCCGGCACCGACTACTTGGTGCGGACCAGCACCCGCAATGCGCAAAAGAGCCTCGGCGCACGGAGCGCCGAAACCGAAGCAATGCAGCGCAGTTTCGCGAGCCGAAAGGAAGAGGTGCAGTCGCGCGTCAAGGACTTGAGCGATGCCTTGAAGCGTCACCAGCGCATGAACCGCGCGCTTTTCGTCGGCCGTGTGCCGACCATCGTCATCGACATCCTCGACATGCTGCACCGCGCCGATGTCGCCGAGCATTTCACAGTCGTCGGCACTCACGCGCTCTATGCCTACGAGGCCGCTGCAGGCGTTCGGGTGCAGAGCGCAGCGGTGGCGACGCGTGACGTTGACTTGCTGTGGGACACGCGCAAACGCTTCCGACTGGCGACGCAACTCAAACGTCTCGACTTGTCGATGCTTTCGCTTCTGCGCAAGGTCGACAAGAGCTTCTCGCTCATCGACGAACAGCGGTACACCGCAGTCAACAGCAGCGGCTTCGAGGTCGACATCCTGCGTCGCGAGGCACAAGAGAACGACCCGCATCCCGCGCAACCGAGCGATGCCGAAGACGAGTTCTGGGTCGTGCAAGCGCGCAACGCGGAGCAATTGGTGAGCGCGCAACGTTTCTCGGCCGTCACGGTCGGCACCACCGGCCACATGGCACGCATGAACACCGTGCATCCGCTGGCTTTCGTGCGCTTCAAGCGCTGGCTCGCAGGCCGTCCCGATCGCGATCCGCTCAAGTCGAGGCGCGACGCACTGCAGGCCGACACGGTCGCGCGACTGGTAGCGGACTACCTGCCGCAGTTGGCGCAGGAGCGCCCCTGA
- a CDS encoding ferritin-like domain-containing protein codes for MANEAINPVGKGREALANDKVVGVLNDLLENAHDGEYGFRVCADEVDASSALKRVFGERAVQCRVAGNELAALIAQYGGTPAEGGSATGAMHRGWVHVKAAVGANSELSMLEECERGEDAAVARYRKALKQDLPIDVLALVQRQADGAQRNHDQIRDLRDQVRARK; via the coding sequence ATGGCCAACGAAGCAATCAACCCCGTCGGGAAGGGCCGCGAAGCACTCGCAAATGACAAGGTGGTCGGCGTCCTGAATGACCTGCTCGAGAACGCGCACGACGGCGAATACGGCTTTCGCGTGTGTGCGGACGAGGTCGACGCGTCCTCGGCGCTCAAGCGCGTTTTCGGTGAACGCGCGGTGCAATGCCGCGTGGCAGGCAATGAACTGGCTGCGCTGATCGCGCAGTACGGCGGCACGCCGGCCGAAGGCGGCTCGGCCACCGGTGCAATGCACCGTGGGTGGGTGCATGTGAAAGCCGCGGTCGGCGCCAACAGCGAACTCTCGATGCTCGAGGAATGCGAACGCGGTGAGGACGCGGCTGTCGCGCGTTACCGCAAGGCGCTCAAGCAGGACCTGCCGATCGACGTGCTTGCGCTGGTGCAGCGGCAGGCCGACGGCGCACAGCGCAACCACGACCAGATCCGCGACCTGCGCGATCAGGTGCGCGCGCGCAAGTGA
- a CDS encoding DoxX family protein, which yields MTAARWRIAGLAFVFLWFAIGGVAHFALTDTEMRIVPPWMPWPRAAVLASGVFELLGAAGLLWRPTRRAAGIGLFVLTIAVTPAHFYMLQQSALFPTVPYWALLLRLPIQVALLALIAWSTGAFAPRRTR from the coding sequence GTGACGGCTGCACGCTGGCGCATCGCCGGTCTGGCATTCGTCTTTCTGTGGTTCGCCATCGGCGGCGTGGCGCACTTCGCGTTGACCGACACCGAGATGCGCATCGTGCCGCCCTGGATGCCGTGGCCACGCGCCGCGGTGCTGGCGAGCGGCGTGTTCGAACTGCTTGGCGCGGCCGGCCTCTTGTGGCGACCGACGCGGCGCGCCGCAGGCATCGGGTTGTTCGTGCTCACGATCGCTGTGACGCCGGCGCACTTCTACATGCTGCAGCAATCCGCGCTGTTCCCGACCGTGCCTTACTGGGCGCTGTTGTTGCGCTTGCCGATCCAGGTCGCGTTGCTCGCCCTCATCGCGTGGAGCACCGGCGCGTTCGCACCGAGGCGCACGCGCTGA
- a CDS encoding peptidoglycan DD-metalloendopeptidase family protein: MRYSSHPHFTRRSALLGVAGLIALPSAHAVKPKAAPASATTDIWPRDSQVPGGVARLSLGPSSARPVARTAEGDVPLLVIGDAIEWTALVGIPLSATPGEAIITVGSDAHRLPYTVAPKQYREQRLTVAPGKVDLSPEDEARYNREREHLAKVMATFTDAIPAMLAGALGMQVPVPGRRSGSFGLRRVFNGQSRNPHSGMDIAAGTGTPVVAPLPGRVIDTGDYFFNGGTVWLDHGGGLLSMYCHLSRVDVKVGDFVKTGERFCAVGATGRVTGPHLHWSVMLNRAMVDPALFIAA; this comes from the coding sequence ATGCGCTATTCCTCTCATCCCCACTTCACCCGCCGCTCCGCCCTGCTCGGTGTGGCCGGCCTGATCGCCCTGCCGTCGGCGCACGCCGTCAAGCCCAAGGCAGCACCCGCCTCCGCGACAACCGACATCTGGCCGCGCGACTCGCAAGTGCCTGGCGGCGTCGCGCGTCTGTCGCTCGGCCCTTCGTCTGCGCGCCCCGTGGCGCGCACGGCCGAAGGCGACGTGCCGTTGCTCGTGATCGGCGACGCGATCGAGTGGACCGCGCTGGTCGGCATTCCGCTGTCGGCCACGCCGGGTGAAGCCATCATCACCGTGGGCAGCGATGCCCACCGCTTGCCTTACACCGTCGCGCCCAAGCAGTACCGCGAGCAGCGGCTGACGGTCGCGCCGGGCAAGGTCGATCTCTCGCCGGAAGACGAAGCCCGCTACAACCGCGAGCGCGAACACCTGGCGAAGGTGATGGCCACGTTCACCGACGCCATCCCAGCGATGCTCGCCGGCGCGCTGGGCATGCAAGTGCCGGTGCCCGGACGGCGCTCGGGCTCGTTCGGACTGCGGCGCGTGTTCAACGGGCAGTCGCGCAATCCGCACAGCGGCATGGACATCGCCGCCGGCACCGGCACGCCGGTGGTGGCGCCGCTGCCCGGCCGCGTGATCGACACCGGCGACTATTTCTTCAACGGCGGCACCGTGTGGCTCGACCACGGCGGCGGCCTGCTTTCGATGTACTGCCACCTGAGCCGCGTCGACGTGAAGGTGGGCGACTTCGTGAAGACCGGCGAGCGCTTCTGCGCCGTCGGCGCCACCGGCCGCGTCACCGGGCCGCACCTGCACTGGTCGGTGATGCTGAACCGCGCGATGGTCGACCCCGCGCTGTTCATTGCGGCCTGA
- a CDS encoding pseudouridine synthase, with translation MPAARLIRFNKPWGVLSQFTPEGRWQGLKDFIDLPGVYVAGRLDADSEGLLLLTDDGKLQAHIADPRFKMEKVYWVQVEGTPDEVALAALCSGVQLNDGLTRPARARRLDPPPDVWARQPPIRERKNIPTAWIELAIREGRNRQVRRMTAAVGLPTLRLIRAAIGPHTLDGLAPGSWAG, from the coding sequence ATGCCTGCCGCCCGCCTGATCCGCTTCAACAAGCCCTGGGGCGTGCTGAGCCAGTTCACGCCCGAGGGGCGCTGGCAGGGTCTCAAGGACTTCATCGACCTGCCCGGCGTGTACGTCGCGGGCCGGCTCGATGCCGACAGCGAAGGCCTGCTGCTGCTCACCGACGACGGCAAGCTGCAGGCACACATTGCCGATCCGCGCTTCAAGATGGAGAAGGTGTATTGGGTGCAGGTCGAAGGCACGCCCGACGAGGTCGCGCTGGCCGCCTTGTGCAGCGGGGTTCAGCTCAACGACGGCCTGACGCGGCCGGCCCGCGCGCGCCGGCTCGATCCGCCGCCCGATGTGTGGGCGCGTCAGCCGCCGATTCGCGAACGCAAGAACATTCCGACGGCGTGGATCGAGCTGGCCATCCGCGAAGGCCGCAATCGGCAGGTGCGCCGCATGACGGCCGCGGTGGGTTTGCCGACCTTGCGCCTGATCCGTGCCGCCATCGGTCCGCACACGCTCGACGGGCTCGCGCCGGGCAGCTGGGCGGGCTGA
- a CDS encoding LysE family translocator, translating to MTLSTYLLYVAAVALLIATPGPTMLMCMTNALNHGTRRAMTSVAGSVTAVLVVMLLSAAGLGALLATSEAAFTTAKLIGAAYLVWLGIKTFRSDASALTVDQDAAATPRRSFYLQGLLVGASNPKAVLFFAAFFPQFLNPAAPMAPQFAILALTFMAFEFAVLTTCALSVSRLAPLLRRSGPVKWVNRVCGGLFTLMGGLLLLTRRSV from the coding sequence ATGACGCTCTCCACCTACCTCCTGTACGTCGCAGCCGTCGCGCTGCTCATCGCCACGCCGGGCCCCACCATGCTGATGTGCATGACCAATGCGCTGAACCACGGCACGCGGCGCGCGATGACATCGGTGGCCGGCTCGGTGACCGCCGTGCTGGTGGTCATGCTGCTCTCGGCGGCCGGCCTCGGTGCGCTGCTGGCCACATCGGAAGCCGCCTTCACGACCGCCAAGCTCATCGGCGCCGCTTACCTCGTCTGGCTCGGCATCAAGACGTTCCGGAGCGATGCGTCGGCGTTGACCGTCGACCAGGATGCGGCGGCCACGCCGCGCCGCTCGTTCTACCTGCAGGGCCTGCTGGTCGGTGCGAGCAACCCGAAGGCCGTGCTGTTCTTCGCGGCGTTCTTCCCGCAGTTCCTGAACCCCGCCGCACCGATGGCGCCGCAGTTCGCGATCCTCGCGCTGACCTTCATGGCCTTCGAGTTCGCCGTGCTCACGACCTGCGCGCTCAGCGTGTCGCGGCTGGCGCCGCTGCTGCGGCGCAGCGGGCCGGTGAAGTGGGTGAACCGAGTGTGCGGTGGGCTGTTTACCCTGATGGGCGGGTTGCTGTTGCTGACGCGGCGGAGCGTGTGA
- a CDS encoding restriction endonuclease, giving the protein MSRPNKADRRRENARREFAGKAWTAIVLGVMFLVVAPLFMRSPMTAMLAIALRPAGWTALAIGTALLALHYVLRRISASSPVEQAPPQRAIKSQDTKAAAVTAPQQTPSAPWPQATQQWSPAALASIEWRRFEAICEAFYAQAGLATRSQSHGADGGVDIWPQSKHMSAPRIVQCKHWLGKPVGVKEMREFRGVMASHQLQSGTYVTSSTFTADATAFAKANGIQLQDGAALLKLIGQRTPEQQAALLAVAYEGEYWKPTCASCGIKTVERERKRDGGKFWGCSNYPRCKTHFAMRSA; this is encoded by the coding sequence ATGTCCCGCCCCAACAAAGCCGACCGCCGCCGTGAAAACGCCCGCCGCGAATTCGCCGGCAAGGCTTGGACCGCCATCGTCCTCGGCGTGATGTTTTTGGTGGTTGCTCCACTGTTCATGCGCAGCCCGATGACCGCCATGCTGGCGATCGCTTTGCGGCCAGCAGGCTGGACGGCATTGGCGATCGGCACGGCATTGCTCGCCCTGCACTACGTCTTGCGCCGCATATCCGCATCGAGTCCGGTCGAGCAAGCGCCACCGCAGCGCGCGATCAAGAGTCAGGACACCAAAGCGGCTGCGGTTACCGCGCCGCAGCAGACGCCGTCAGCGCCATGGCCTCAAGCCACGCAGCAATGGAGCCCCGCCGCGCTCGCCTCCATCGAGTGGCGTCGCTTCGAGGCGATCTGTGAAGCGTTCTATGCGCAAGCCGGCCTCGCCACGCGCAGCCAATCCCACGGCGCAGACGGCGGCGTCGATATCTGGCCGCAGTCCAAACACATGAGCGCGCCGCGCATCGTTCAGTGCAAGCACTGGCTGGGCAAGCCGGTCGGCGTGAAGGAAATGCGCGAGTTCCGCGGCGTCATGGCGTCGCACCAGCTGCAGAGCGGCACCTACGTGACGAGCTCGACCTTCACCGCGGACGCCACGGCTTTCGCCAAGGCGAACGGCATCCAGTTGCAGGACGGCGCGGCGCTGCTCAAGCTGATCGGCCAGCGGACGCCGGAGCAGCAGGCGGCGTTGCTGGCGGTCGCTTACGAAGGCGAATATTGGAAGCCGACGTGCGCAAGCTGCGGCATCAAGACCGTCGAACGGGAGCGCAAGCGTGACGGCGGCAAGTTCTGGGGCTGCAGCAACTATCCGCGGTGCAAGACCCACTTTGCGATGCGCTCGGCGTAG